In one Brienomyrus brachyistius isolate T26 chromosome 12, BBRACH_0.4, whole genome shotgun sequence genomic region, the following are encoded:
- the sh3gl2b gene encoding SH3 domain containing GRB2 like 2b, endophilin A1 isoform X2: MSVAGLKKQFHKATQKVSEKVGGAEGTKLDDDFKEMEKKVDITSRAVLEIMTKTTEYLQPNPASRAKLSMINTMSKIRGQEKGPGYPQAETVLGEAMQKYGRELGEESSFGFALIDVGEAMRELGEVKDSLDMEVKQNFIDPLQNLHDKDLKEIQHHLKKMEGRRLDFDYKKKRQGKVQDEEIKQALEKFDESKEVAEQSMFNLLESDIEQVSQLAALVQAQVEYHRQATDIMQQLSSKLDERIKEASSKPRKEYVPKPRMVMELTPSENHNGGISHSGSAKSPAPMDQPCCRALYDFEPENEGELGFKEGDVITLTNQIDDNWYEGMLHGQSGFFPINYVDILVPLPH; encoded by the exons AAAGTGAGCGAGAAGGTCGGTGGCGCCGAGGGCACAAAGCTTGATGATGACTTCAAGGAAATGGAGAAG AAAGTGGACATCACTAGCAGAGCGGTGCTGGAAATAATGACCAAGACCACGGAGTACCTGCAGCCTAACCCCG CATCCAGGGCCAAGCTGAGCATGATCAACACCATGTCCAAGATCCGCGGCCAGGAGAAAGGGCCGGGCTACCCGCAGGCCGAGACCGTACTGGGAGAGGCCATGCAGAAGTACGGCAGAGAACTCGGGGAGGAATCCAGCTTCG GCTTCGCTCTGATCGATGTTGGGGAGGCAATGCGGGAATTGGGAGAGGTGAAGGATTCCCTTGACATGGAAGTGAAGCAGAACTTCATTGACCCACTGCAGAACCTGCACGACAAGGACCTGAAGgagatccag CACCATCTAAAGAAGATGGAGGGCAGACGCCTAGACTTTGACTACAAGAAGAAGAGGCAGGGCAAGGTGCAGGATGAGGAGATCAAGCAGGCGCTGGAGAAATTCGACGAGTCCAAAGAAGTTGCAGAGCAGAGCATGTTCAACCTTCTGGAAAGCGAC ATTGAGCAGGTGAGCCAGCTGGCCGCCCTGGTCCAGGCCCAGGTGGAGTACCACCGGCAGGCAACGGACATCATGCAGCAGCTGTCCAGCAAGCTGGACGAGAG AATAAAAGAGGCCTCCAGCAAGCCCAGGAAAGAGTACGTCCCTAAACCACGCATGGTCATGGAGCTCACCCCCAGCGAGAACCACAACGGAGGCATTTCTCACAGCGGCTCCGCCAAGTCTCCAG CCCCCATGGATCAGCCCTGCTGCCGTGCGCTGTATGACTTCGAACCCGAGAACGAGGGCGAGCTGGGCTTCAAGGAGGGCGACGTCATCACCCTGACGAACCAGATCGACGACAACTGGTATGAGGGCATGCTGCACGGCCAGTCCGGCTTTTTCCCCATCAACTACGTCGACATCCTAGTGCCCCTGCCCCACTAA
- the sh3gl2b gene encoding SH3 domain containing GRB2 like 2b, endophilin A1 isoform X1 — protein MSVAGLKKQFHKATQKVSEKVGGAEGTKLDDDFKEMEKKVDITSRAVLEIMTKTTEYLQPNPASRAKLSMINTMSKIRGQEKGPGYPQAETVLGEAMQKYGRELGEESSFGFALIDVGEAMRELGEVKDSLDMEVKQNFIDPLQNLHDKDLKEIQHHLKKMEGRRLDFDYKKKRQGKVQDEEIKQALEKFDESKEVAEQSMFNLLESDIEQVSQLAALVQAQVEYHRQATDIMQQLSSKLDERIKEASSKPRKEYVPKPRMVMELTPSENHNGGISHSGSAKSPERPEGRGRGQWQGGRRGEGRRERSRRQAVSDEIRATLVHHVLVHGMSMREAGQRVQPKLSRFTVASVIRTFREENRTERRPPGGGRRRLFSEKHERELVNMVIGNNVMRLQDIQRRVIEDQHTFRGINAVSFSTIDRILRKNRSRLKQAYCLPVERNSDRVEDQR, from the exons AAAGTGAGCGAGAAGGTCGGTGGCGCCGAGGGCACAAAGCTTGATGATGACTTCAAGGAAATGGAGAAG AAAGTGGACATCACTAGCAGAGCGGTGCTGGAAATAATGACCAAGACCACGGAGTACCTGCAGCCTAACCCCG CATCCAGGGCCAAGCTGAGCATGATCAACACCATGTCCAAGATCCGCGGCCAGGAGAAAGGGCCGGGCTACCCGCAGGCCGAGACCGTACTGGGAGAGGCCATGCAGAAGTACGGCAGAGAACTCGGGGAGGAATCCAGCTTCG GCTTCGCTCTGATCGATGTTGGGGAGGCAATGCGGGAATTGGGAGAGGTGAAGGATTCCCTTGACATGGAAGTGAAGCAGAACTTCATTGACCCACTGCAGAACCTGCACGACAAGGACCTGAAGgagatccag CACCATCTAAAGAAGATGGAGGGCAGACGCCTAGACTTTGACTACAAGAAGAAGAGGCAGGGCAAGGTGCAGGATGAGGAGATCAAGCAGGCGCTGGAGAAATTCGACGAGTCCAAAGAAGTTGCAGAGCAGAGCATGTTCAACCTTCTGGAAAGCGAC ATTGAGCAGGTGAGCCAGCTGGCCGCCCTGGTCCAGGCCCAGGTGGAGTACCACCGGCAGGCAACGGACATCATGCAGCAGCTGTCCAGCAAGCTGGACGAGAG AATAAAAGAGGCCTCCAGCAAGCCCAGGAAAGAGTACGTCCCTAAACCACGCATGGTCATGGAGCTCACCCCCAGCGAGAACCACAACGGAGGCATTTCTCACAGCGGCTCCGCCAAGTCTCCAG AAAGACCTGAAGGAAGAGGACGAGGACAGTGGcaaggaggaagaagaggagaaggaagaaGGGAAAGGTCAAGGAGACAAGCAGTGTCAGATGAAATTCGGGCCACTCTTGTCCACCATGTCCTTGTCCATGGGATGTCAATGAGGGAAGCCGGACAACGAGTGCAGCCGAAGCTGAGCCGCTTCACGGTCGCCTCTGTAATACGAACCTTCAGGGAGGAGAATAG GACGGAGAGACGACCACCTGGCGGAGGCAGGCGAAGGCTGTTTTCAGAGAAGCACGAGAGGGAGCTTGTGAATATGGTCATCGGCAACAATGTGATGCGCCTCCAAGATATTCAGCGGAGAGTGATTGAAGACCAACACACATTTAGAGGGATAAATGCTGTCAGCTTCTCTACAATTGACCGCATCCTCCGAAAGAACAGGTCCAGGTTGAAACAGGCCTACTGCCTCCCTGTTGAAAGAAATTCTGACAGGGTTGAGGACCAGCGCTAG